GTCCCCAGTCCCCAGTCCCCAGTCCCCAGTCCCCAGTCCCCAGTCCCCAGTCCCCAGTCCCCAAATTAAGAAACCTGAACTGGTTTAGGAGTAGTGGCGGTGTGATGAGTACGGGAAATGGAAGCTTCCATGAATCCTTTAAATAAAGGATGGGGGGTACTGGGACGAGATTGAAATTCTGGGTGAAATTGGCAAGCTATAAAGAATGGATGCTGGGAATATTCGACAATTTCCACTAAACGCCCATCGGGGGAGGTCCCACTCACAACATAGCCAGAGTCTAACAAAGCAGTGCGATAAAGGTTGTTAAACTCATAACGATGACGATGGCGTTCATAAATTACTTCTTCTTGATATAGTTCAAAGGCTAATGTACCCGGTTGAACGCGACAGGGATAAAGTCCTAAACGCATGGTTCCGCCTAAATCAACCACATCTTGTTGTTCTGGCAAGAGGTTAATAACTGGGTCTTTGGTGTAGGGGTCAAATTCAGCACTGTTAGCATCAATTAAGCCTTCAACATTTCTAGCCCATTCAATTACAGAACATTGCATTCCTAAGCATAAACCTAAAAAGGGAATTTGGCGATCGCGTGCGTATTTAATGGCGGCAATTTTTCCATCTATACCCCGACTACCAAAACCACCGGGAACAATGATACCATCAACACCTGCAAGATAGTTTTCTGGTGGTTCATTTTCTAAGACTTCTGAGTTTACCCACCGCAAACGCAAATCGCCATGAGTAGCAATAGCAGCATGGCGTAAGGACTCGACTACAGATAGATAAGCATCACTTAAACGGACATATTTACCAACAATGGCAATTTCGACGCTGTATTTGGGACTATACATCCGTTCTACCATTGTTTCCCACTGCGTCAAGTTGGGTTGACGTTGTTCCATTTGCAGTAGGTCTAAAGTTTGCTCTGCCAAACCTTCCCGTTCTAAAATCAAGGGGACTTCATAGATACTACTAGCATCTTGACAATTGATGACACATTCTACTGGTACATCGCAAAATTCTGATAATTTTTGTTTCAAACCTACAGGGATGGGGCGATCGCTCCGACATACTAAAATATCTGGTTGAATGCCAATTGATCTTAGTTCCTTAACAGAATGTTGCGTGGGCTTGGTTTTCATCTCACCCGCTGAGGCTATCCAAGGCAAAAGCGTGACGTGCAGATACAAAACATTTTGCCGTCCTACCTCTTTACGTAACTGACGAATTGCTTCTAAAAATGGCAGTGATTCAATATCACCTACAGTTCCACCAATTTCG
This Anabaena sphaerica FACHB-251 DNA region includes the following protein-coding sequences:
- a CDS encoding CTP synthase, coding for MTKFIFVTGGVVSSIGKGIVAASLGRLLKSRDYSVSILKLDPYINVDPGTMSPFQHGEVFVTQDGAETDLDLGHYERFTDTSMSRLNSVTTGLIYQSVINKERRGDYNGGTVQVIPHITNEIKDRILRVAKETNPSAVITEIGGTVGDIESLPFLEAIRQLRKEVGRQNVLYLHVTLLPWIASAGEMKTKPTQHSVKELRSIGIQPDILVCRSDRPIPVGLKQKLSEFCDVPVECVINCQDASSIYEVPLILEREGLAEQTLDLLQMEQRQPNLTQWETMVERMYSPKYSVEIAIVGKYVRLSDAYLSVVESLRHAAIATHGDLRLRWVNSEVLENEPPENYLAGVDGIIVPGGFGSRGIDGKIAAIKYARDRQIPFLGLCLGMQCSVIEWARNVEGLIDANSAEFDPYTKDPVINLLPEQQDVVDLGGTMRLGLYPCRVQPGTLAFELYQEEVIYERHRHRYEFNNLYRTALLDSGYVVSGTSPDGRLVEIVEYSQHPFFIACQFHPEFQSRPSTPHPLFKGFMEASISRTHHTATTPKPVQVS